The following are encoded in a window of Persicobacter psychrovividus genomic DNA:
- a CDS encoding aldose epimerase family protein — translation MSVSSTIFGKTKSGQTIKEFTLENQNGAKVTLLTYGAIISGIHIPMADGSVRNVVIGYDDLAAYEEDNFYLGSTVGRVANRIANGSFTLGGKTYELAVNNGPNHLHGGLVGFNQKVWEAEVFAENTVKMSVLSKDGDEGYPGDMVINVTFELREDDQLVIEYHATASADTVINLTNHSYFNLDGRSSKSCLDHELKLEAKTFAVADETAIPTGEQREVAGTPFDFSSFKKLGQDIAADDEQIKFGNGYDHHYIMGDFTAKPRLNAEAKSADGQLRMKVYSTMPGFQLYTGNYLGEKFEARQAFCIETQNAPDAINQTVFPSAVLARGERYEQKTVLEFLK, via the coding sequence ATGAGTGTTTCTTCAACAATTTTCGGAAAGACCAAATCTGGTCAGACTATCAAGGAATTCACACTTGAGAATCAAAACGGGGCTAAGGTAACGTTATTGACTTACGGTGCTATTATTTCAGGAATTCATATTCCTATGGCGGACGGATCAGTGCGTAACGTAGTGATTGGTTATGACGATTTGGCTGCTTATGAGGAAGACAACTTCTACCTGGGGTCTACGGTTGGGCGTGTGGCTAACCGTATCGCTAACGGGTCATTTACATTGGGGGGTAAAACGTACGAATTGGCGGTCAATAACGGACCCAACCACTTGCATGGCGGACTTGTAGGGTTCAATCAAAAGGTATGGGAAGCAGAGGTTTTTGCTGAAAATACAGTAAAAATGAGCGTACTTTCTAAAGATGGCGATGAAGGTTACCCTGGAGATATGGTAATTAATGTGACTTTTGAGCTGCGTGAGGACGATCAGTTGGTGATTGAGTACCATGCAACGGCTTCAGCGGACACGGTGATTAACCTGACCAACCACAGTTATTTTAACCTTGATGGCAGAAGCAGTAAATCTTGTCTTGACCATGAGTTGAAGCTGGAGGCTAAAACTTTTGCAGTAGCAGATGAAACCGCCATTCCTACAGGGGAGCAACGTGAGGTGGCAGGTACGCCATTTGATTTTTCTTCTTTCAAAAAATTGGGACAGGATATTGCTGCCGATGATGAGCAAATTAAGTTCGGTAACGGTTATGATCACCACTATATTATGGGTGATTTTACCGCTAAGCCTCGTCTGAATGCGGAAGCAAAATCTGCTGATGGTCAACTGCGCATGAAGGTTTATTCTACCATGCCAGGCTTTCAGTTGTACACAGGAAACTATTTGGGGGAGAAGTTTGAGGCGCGTCAGGCCTTTTGTATTGAAACGCAAAACGCTCCAGACGCCATTAATCAGACGGTGTTCCCATCGGCTGTTTTAGCACGTGGCGAGCGTTATGAGCAAAAGACCGTATTGGAATTTTTGAAATAA
- a CDS encoding BamA/TamA family outer membrane protein, with amino-acid sequence MIRSNIGLTAIIALFFFSACSGLKYVPKGQKLYESTDFDIHFKNRADSDKDLEGILQGLVPLEPNTKFGISRPALWLHYIVKEPKKEKGLKYFLKYRLGEKPVYVSDIDWAIIDKKINYQLQDRGFFNHTVSRDSVVKKKTTTVKYSIQLGKATRLGKIERLSADQEIKHSLLRPIAGRTAVDSAKVYHYEDLELERSRLADSLKNRGFYYFSPEYIHYVADTLRENKVMDLDFELSQNIPDYAYKKYRISNVYIYDYHNAKDSVNREGAQQIGPFKYVNFKNYVNPKVLEKGILIRPDTTYNYEASVMSSQRLMGLGTYRFVNIRYEPNPQDSMLLDANIYLTPRYKKSLQLELEGTSKSNNFIGPGLNLNYINRNAFGGAELLKIRPRFSFESQYGTDSSTVSYDLQLDASLEVPQIWAPFPIASKSAFLPKTKIGANLKAKSIQSQVLLFSAETSYGYKWRSKAWKFFEWDPMFVNYIIKFRTSPEFEEVLDNNIRLKRSLQNQLILGTRFNYTYNELLKSRKKPIQFYMSLNFEMAGNLLHLLNTGTLGADKADNPMKIFDVPYSQYVKFAPDFRLYFNLRHDRQWILRAFGGIAQPYGNSSSVPFVKQFYGGGPNDLRSFRSWGIGPGGYRPDENNSVSLDRSGELKLGFNAEYRFPMISVIKGAWFVDAGNIWTLEKQDSFPFGEFTFDHFYKQIGMSAGFGLRADIQGLFVIRFDFATTVLSPKGNGSEWMLNQVNPLSGTWRRNNLLLNFAIGYPF; translated from the coding sequence ATGATCAGAAGTAATATAGGACTCACGGCAATTATCGCGCTGTTCTTCTTCTCCGCCTGTTCAGGTTTGAAGTATGTTCCGAAAGGGCAGAAGCTGTATGAATCGACAGATTTTGACATCCATTTCAAGAATCGTGCGGATTCAGATAAAGATCTTGAAGGGATTTTACAGGGGCTTGTACCACTGGAGCCGAACACTAAATTCGGGATCTCGCGGCCCGCACTTTGGCTGCATTATATTGTCAAGGAACCCAAGAAAGAGAAAGGGTTAAAGTACTTTCTTAAATACCGGCTGGGCGAAAAACCAGTTTACGTGAGTGACATCGACTGGGCGATTATTGATAAAAAAATCAATTATCAATTGCAGGATCGAGGCTTTTTCAACCATACGGTAAGCAGGGATTCTGTGGTCAAAAAGAAAACGACCACCGTTAAGTATTCGATTCAGCTGGGCAAAGCGACACGCTTGGGGAAGATCGAAAGGCTAAGTGCCGACCAGGAAATAAAGCACAGTTTACTGCGTCCTATTGCTGGGCGAACAGCCGTTGACAGCGCCAAGGTTTATCATTATGAGGACCTCGAACTGGAACGTTCTCGCTTGGCAGATTCGCTTAAAAACCGTGGTTTCTATTACTTTTCTCCGGAGTATATCCATTATGTTGCCGATACACTCCGTGAAAATAAGGTGATGGATCTCGATTTTGAACTGAGTCAGAACATTCCTGATTACGCCTATAAGAAGTACCGAATCAGCAATGTTTATATCTATGATTATCACAATGCCAAAGATTCCGTAAATCGGGAGGGTGCGCAACAAATCGGTCCCTTCAAATATGTGAACTTTAAGAACTATGTGAACCCTAAAGTGCTTGAAAAAGGCATCCTGATTCGCCCTGACACCACATACAATTATGAAGCAAGTGTGATGTCATCGCAGCGTTTGATGGGCCTGGGAACGTATCGTTTTGTCAATATTCGCTACGAACCCAATCCTCAGGATTCTATGCTTTTGGATGCCAATATCTACCTGACTCCTCGTTATAAAAAATCCTTACAGCTGGAGCTGGAAGGGACCAGTAAAAGTAACAACTTTATTGGCCCTGGATTGAATCTGAATTACATCAATCGCAATGCTTTTGGTGGCGCTGAATTGCTGAAAATTCGTCCGCGTTTCAGTTTTGAATCGCAATATGGCACCGACAGCTCTACGGTTTCTTATGATTTGCAATTGGATGCTTCGCTGGAAGTCCCCCAAATCTGGGCGCCTTTTCCGATCGCCTCCAAGTCTGCTTTTCTGCCAAAAACAAAGATTGGCGCCAACCTGAAAGCTAAAAGTATTCAGAGTCAGGTGCTGTTATTCTCCGCAGAAACCTCCTACGGTTACAAGTGGAGATCGAAAGCATGGAAGTTTTTTGAGTGGGATCCGATGTTTGTCAACTACATTATCAAGTTCAGAACATCGCCAGAATTTGAAGAAGTCCTCGATAATAATATCAGGCTTAAACGGAGTTTACAGAATCAGCTGATCCTCGGGACACGCTTCAATTATACCTATAATGAGTTGCTGAAAAGTCGGAAAAAACCAATTCAGTTTTATATGTCACTGAATTTTGAGATGGCTGGCAATCTGCTGCACCTGCTCAATACGGGAACATTAGGGGCTGATAAGGCCGACAATCCAATGAAAATTTTTGATGTTCCCTATTCACAGTATGTGAAATTTGCCCCCGATTTCAGGCTGTATTTCAACCTTCGCCACGACAGGCAATGGATTCTTCGGGCTTTCGGAGGCATAGCACAGCCTTACGGGAACTCCTCATCGGTGCCTTTTGTAAAGCAATTTTATGGTGGTGGGCCCAATGACCTCCGCTCTTTCCGATCGTGGGGGATTGGTCCTGGTGGTTACCGGCCAGATGAAAACAACTCCGTGAGCCTTGATCGTAGTGGGGAACTGAAGCTGGGCTTCAATGCCGAATACAGGTTCCCGATGATCTCCGTAATTAAGGGGGCATGGTTTGTTGATGCTGGAAATATCTGGACACTCGAAAAACAGGATAGCTTTCCTTTTGGAGAATTTACCTTCGACCACTTTTACAAGCAAATAGGGATGAGTGCTGGCTTCGGTCTACGTGCCGATATTCAGGGACTTTTTGTGATTCGTTTTGATTTTGCCACCACCGTGCTGTCTCCAAAAGGAAATGGCAGTGAATGGATGCTCAATCAGGTGAACCCATTGAGTGGTACATGGCGAAGAAATAATTTGCTGCTGAACTTCGCGATTGGTTATCCTTTCTAA
- a CDS encoding translocation/assembly module TamB domain-containing protein gives MKILKYIGLGVLLVLLLVLLFSGVVLFVPAVQTAIVQQITTHIDQTTGAHSRVGKVSFSPLSGLTIDELLLQDPQKDTLAYVGELQVAWDFSGLVQSEKTIEKIRLDSVIAHVDMSKEQPNYQYLMDAFGVVEDPNAPVDTTASTLRLALDDIAFSRLWLDFEDSTTAVNAYWHEGQVKAVKVNLADEIYRIASVDSDSLNAHVVMIPSDSVAQAPEPTDSTNTDSPSRLQFYLGHLGLKRHMITYATHRGNLRKGTVFDPDNIGIQQLELSVDSIGYRSEEMYAKLNGLSFYEHNGFHMKKLSSRLRMKGEDLYLIALAFRSDDSKMDLDAHLRYKGVERGKLAQNIFDLKLEDFYLGAHDINYWGAKTAGLRLTPEDYIQGYGTSDIKGGKGKIFLQLNTSRESQLTLNGAFKTHNGAPRLYMDSLLVKSHFKEATWLMTEQEWNANPHPDSIYIATHGWLDEHGVSVNGQVNSDWGKMSLVADLLNIDDLPRLKYDADLKFDDFRVQRIVGEQVPDHLNGHITAHGQGTEFPQLTTAFTIEHFGFDYLQKSYRGIEGNGQWKDGIFEINIDSELSDLPLMVKADGHYGDQIDVQWKIHLDPLDLSNFGVMDQMFKLGFNSDGKAKMVGEKINVDGNIDDLSIQQKTVDTGFDHLSIQAYYDGDSVHTDVSGDPLDLHMEGVVDPDKWQNYFKTLATGTLDKARDRNIIPWISLKVNWKKHDLYTSGLIPGLLNLERGGLLFVWDDRQSKFNLKIDMPELKMDSLQVYGFNGAILNDSTERESKELGFKVQLDSAFLADGSRVQTLWDGQIFADSLVSKINVRYNNDTIKTGFDCYRDLLKVDDKKAGFAFENLQYNKMLIGNIFLDVISQKPEIYDAKLLIKGKQRLKGEAHIDLNKSPLYAKGFIDLDTVDLHTYQPMMKSTLDSLSGIIQGKVDFEYKNEKPIVDGALNFIDVFTRLKEYPMDLLLKNESVKLTKSAVIFKHFGLTDHNGKRLELKGDIGLTDNYPMDLKIEADPFLALDAPKTKQAQAFGQLNISTDLSIQGSAFEPKIEGEFNVLDKTDLFVRTPESQGAPSGHDKVIRFVKPDEELEQMLTEAVEDSLDMGFLGPEVHMSIGIDPKAKFTVLVDEYSGDRLEISGRSDLSLNYLPNGTTGLNGNFEVESGFYQLSFYGLVKKRFDFVKGSRITFTGTPESGLLDLTARYNISTAPYPIMVQRIDLGAAGQEKALKKKQNFYIDINIGNQIADPKISFSLGMPERDQGIFSGDVYARITEINRDEVLRNKQAVAVLITNSFLPDENASGGGNVMENVARSSVSQLVESSLNRLSNNLVKGVDINFAIDNYGDDLASSATEVGLNVSKSLYNDRLQVSVGGNMTLDNEQQSGSSQINEDIEIEYMLTQDGRYRLRGFRYRDNDDLLTQDLLTQGLSIVFSKDYNGVLKLFGKDNDKEKKNDQK, from the coding sequence TTGAAAATTCTGAAATATATCGGCCTCGGCGTACTTTTAGTATTGCTGTTGGTGCTTCTTTTTTCTGGCGTGGTATTATTTGTTCCCGCAGTGCAAACTGCGATTGTCCAACAAATCACCACGCATATCGATCAAACCACTGGGGCGCACAGTCGGGTGGGGAAGGTCAGCTTCAGCCCACTTTCTGGTCTGACCATTGATGAGCTGCTCTTGCAGGATCCACAAAAAGACACCCTTGCTTATGTAGGGGAACTGCAGGTTGCCTGGGATTTCTCTGGGCTTGTTCAAAGCGAAAAAACCATAGAAAAGATTCGGCTCGATTCGGTCATTGCGCATGTGGACATGAGCAAGGAGCAACCGAACTATCAGTACCTGATGGATGCTTTTGGTGTTGTGGAAGATCCCAATGCACCAGTAGATACGACCGCGAGCACGCTCAGGCTGGCACTCGACGATATTGCGTTTAGCCGTTTGTGGCTTGATTTTGAAGACAGCACCACTGCGGTGAATGCTTATTGGCACGAGGGGCAGGTTAAGGCGGTGAAGGTTAATTTGGCGGATGAGATTTACCGCATTGCCTCCGTTGATTCTGATTCACTGAATGCGCATGTGGTGATGATCCCTTCCGACTCGGTGGCGCAGGCACCTGAACCAACAGATAGCACCAACACTGATTCGCCCTCTCGCTTGCAGTTTTATCTTGGGCACCTCGGCCTGAAAAGGCATATGATTACTTATGCCACGCATCGGGGAAACCTGAGAAAGGGAACCGTATTCGATCCTGACAATATTGGTATTCAGCAACTGGAATTATCGGTGGACAGCATTGGATACCGAAGCGAGGAAATGTATGCCAAGCTAAATGGTTTGTCATTTTATGAGCACAATGGCTTTCATATGAAAAAGCTGAGCTCCCGACTGCGGATGAAAGGCGAGGACTTATATTTAATTGCGCTGGCCTTTCGATCCGACGACTCGAAAATGGACCTTGATGCACACCTTCGATATAAAGGAGTGGAGCGAGGAAAGCTGGCGCAGAATATATTTGACCTGAAGCTCGAGGACTTCTACCTCGGGGCGCATGACATCAATTATTGGGGCGCAAAAACGGCGGGCTTGCGACTGACTCCTGAAGATTATATTCAAGGGTATGGGACGTCTGATATCAAAGGCGGAAAGGGGAAAATATTTCTTCAGCTGAATACTTCGCGGGAGAGTCAGCTGACGCTCAACGGCGCATTCAAGACACACAATGGAGCGCCTCGCCTGTACATGGATAGCCTGCTCGTGAAATCGCACTTTAAGGAGGCAACCTGGCTGATGACGGAGCAGGAGTGGAATGCCAATCCACATCCAGACTCAATTTATATTGCTACGCACGGTTGGCTTGATGAGCATGGAGTTTCGGTGAACGGGCAGGTCAATTCCGACTGGGGAAAGATGAGCCTTGTGGCCGACTTGCTTAATATTGATGATTTGCCCCGCTTGAAGTATGATGCTGATCTCAAGTTTGATGATTTTCGCGTGCAGCGTATCGTTGGTGAGCAGGTGCCTGACCACCTTAACGGACATATAACTGCCCACGGGCAAGGCACTGAATTTCCGCAATTGACTACCGCATTTACCATTGAACATTTCGGCTTTGATTATCTTCAGAAATCCTACCGAGGAATTGAAGGAAATGGGCAGTGGAAAGATGGCATCTTTGAGATTAATATTGATAGTGAGCTGAGTGATCTTCCCTTGATGGTGAAAGCCGACGGCCACTATGGCGACCAAATTGATGTGCAATGGAAAATACATTTGGACCCTCTTGATCTGTCCAATTTTGGCGTCATGGATCAGATGTTTAAACTCGGTTTTAATTCTGATGGAAAGGCCAAGATGGTTGGTGAAAAAATCAATGTCGATGGCAATATTGACGACCTCAGCATTCAGCAAAAGACGGTTGATACTGGCTTCGATCACCTCAGCATTCAGGCTTATTATGATGGGGATTCTGTGCATACGGATGTTTCTGGTGATCCACTTGATTTGCATATGGAGGGGGTGGTTGATCCCGATAAATGGCAAAATTATTTTAAAACCCTCGCCACAGGGACGCTCGATAAAGCGAGGGATCGAAATATTATCCCGTGGATTTCACTGAAGGTAAACTGGAAAAAGCACGACCTCTACACCTCGGGACTTATACCTGGTTTGCTGAATTTGGAGCGTGGTGGATTGTTATTTGTTTGGGACGACAGGCAAAGTAAGTTTAACCTGAAGATTGATATGCCTGAACTGAAAATGGACAGCCTGCAGGTTTATGGATTCAATGGTGCGATCCTCAATGATTCCACAGAGCGGGAATCCAAGGAGCTTGGTTTCAAGGTACAGCTTGACAGTGCTTTTCTTGCCGACGGCTCGCGGGTTCAAACCTTGTGGGACGGACAGATTTTTGCCGATTCACTGGTCAGTAAAATTAATGTCAGGTATAATAACGACACCATAAAAACGGGTTTTGATTGTTACCGCGATTTACTGAAAGTTGATGATAAGAAAGCCGGCTTTGCTTTTGAAAATCTGCAGTACAATAAGATGCTTATTGGCAATATCTTTTTAGATGTGATCTCCCAAAAGCCTGAAATTTATGATGCCAAACTGTTGATCAAAGGGAAGCAACGACTCAAGGGAGAGGCGCATATCGATCTGAATAAATCACCGTTATATGCCAAAGGGTTTATTGATCTGGATACGGTGGATCTTCACACCTATCAACCGATGATGAAATCGACCCTTGATTCACTGTCAGGAATTATTCAGGGGAAGGTGGATTTTGAGTATAAAAATGAAAAGCCGATTGTGGATGGAGCACTGAATTTTATTGATGTGTTTACGCGATTGAAAGAATACCCGATGGACCTGCTACTGAAAAATGAGTCGGTTAAATTGACTAAAAGTGCCGTCATTTTTAAGCATTTTGGACTGACAGATCATAACGGTAAGCGCCTTGAATTGAAGGGGGACATTGGACTGACGGATAATTACCCAATGGATTTGAAGATTGAGGCGGATCCGTTTTTGGCACTCGATGCCCCAAAAACCAAACAAGCACAAGCGTTTGGTCAGCTGAATATTTCCACGGACCTCAGTATTCAAGGCTCTGCTTTTGAACCGAAAATTGAAGGCGAATTCAACGTGCTTGATAAAACAGATTTGTTCGTCAGGACGCCCGAAAGTCAGGGGGCACCGAGTGGACACGATAAGGTGATCCGCTTTGTTAAACCCGATGAGGAGCTTGAGCAAATGCTCACGGAGGCGGTGGAAGATTCCCTCGATATGGGCTTCCTCGGGCCCGAAGTTCATATGAGTATCGGCATCGATCCCAAGGCGAAGTTTACCGTTTTGGTGGACGAATACTCTGGTGATCGGCTGGAAATCTCAGGTAGATCGGACCTTTCTTTAAATTATCTCCCGAATGGAACCACGGGACTGAATGGTAATTTTGAGGTGGAATCAGGCTTCTATCAGTTGTCTTTTTATGGTCTGGTGAAGAAACGCTTCGATTTTGTGAAAGGATCGCGGATCACTTTTACAGGGACGCCCGAGAGTGGTTTACTTGACCTGACAGCACGGTATAATATCAGCACGGCGCCGTACCCCATCATGGTGCAGCGTATTGATCTTGGTGCCGCAGGGCAGGAGAAAGCGCTGAAGAAGAAACAGAATTTTTACATTGATATCAATATTGGGAATCAGATAGCAGACCCAAAAATCAGTTTTTCCCTTGGGATGCCTGAGCGCGATCAGGGGATTTTCAGTGGCGATGTTTATGCCCGCATTACGGAAATCAACAGAGATGAAGTGCTGAGAAACAAACAGGCGGTAGCGGTCCTGATCACCAATAGTTTTCTGCCTGATGAAAACGCTTCAGGTGGTGGTAATGTGATGGAGAACGTTGCCCGTTCGAGTGTGTCGCAACTGGTGGAAAGTTCGCTGAACAGGCTTTCAAATAACCTGGTGAAAGGGGTCGATATTAATTTTGCGATCGATAATTATGGCGATGATTTAGCGTCGAGTGCTACGGAAGTGGGGCTGAATGTTTCCAAATCCTTGTATAATGATCGTTTGCAAGTATCGGTAGGAGGAAACATGACACTCGATAATGAACAGCAATCTGGGAGCTCACAGATCAACGAAGACATTGAAATAGAGTATATGCTGACACAGGACGGAAGGTACCGTTTGCGGGGCTTTAGGTATCGGGATAATGATGATTTGCTGACGCAGGATCTATTAACGCAGGGCTTGTCGATCGTCTTTTCTAAAGACTATAATGGCGTGCTGAAATTATTTGGTAAGGATAACGATAAAGAGAAGAAAAATGATCAGAAGTAA
- a CDS encoding AAA family ATPase, with product MEIEAGISRQTLAKVLRGETGRRLNEAHINRLIPTLNNYGFSTFLENIQKKDKAEVIAVFNHKGGVGKTTTTINLARGLHRNGYRVLMLDLDGQANLSTCFFSSEEYPEKNELLLSALNDEIDPKDAIYQAMDEDAFDIIATDENLIESKLKAVEGVKDVLLKKRVLDKVDMDYDYIVLDCPPSLGFFTNCALNSADSVVIPVIPEEMSIQGLSKMIRAISEIRELKDHEIDIDGVLITMKDSRYATHEEYELAIRNFLSSAGIRVFSNVIRKNAQVAEAPAHKLPVLDYKPNSNGSKDYHDFIQEYIDIKEQETV from the coding sequence TTGGAAATTGAGGCGGGGATATCTCGACAAACACTGGCAAAAGTTCTTCGTGGAGAGACTGGTCGCCGTTTGAATGAAGCCCACATCAACCGCTTGATCCCGACACTGAACAATTATGGCTTTTCCACCTTTCTGGAAAATATACAGAAAAAGGACAAGGCGGAAGTCATAGCCGTATTTAACCACAAGGGAGGCGTAGGAAAAACCACCACGACGATCAACTTGGCGCGTGGCCTGCACCGAAATGGTTACCGAGTGCTGATGCTTGACCTCGACGGTCAGGCGAACTTATCCACCTGCTTTTTCAGTTCAGAAGAATACCCTGAAAAAAATGAATTGCTGTTATCAGCCCTCAATGATGAGATCGATCCGAAAGATGCCATTTATCAGGCAATGGATGAGGATGCTTTCGATATCATTGCCACTGATGAAAACCTGATCGAAAGCAAACTCAAAGCCGTGGAAGGTGTGAAGGATGTTTTGCTGAAAAAACGGGTGCTCGATAAGGTCGATATGGATTACGATTATATCGTCCTAGACTGCCCGCCTTCTTTGGGCTTCTTCACCAATTGCGCATTGAACAGTGCCGATTCGGTTGTCATTCCCGTGATTCCCGAGGAGATGAGTATTCAGGGGCTTTCAAAAATGATTCGGGCCATTTCAGAAATCCGAGAGCTTAAAGACCACGAAATTGATATTGATGGTGTGCTGATCACGATGAAAGACAGCCGCTATGCGACGCATGAGGAATATGAACTTGCCATCCGAAACTTTTTAAGTTCGGCGGGTATCCGTGTTTTCAGCAATGTGATCCGAAAAAATGCGCAGGTTGCAGAAGCACCCGCCCATAAACTTCCCGTGCTCGACTACAAGCCGAACTCAAACGGAAGCAAGGATTATCACGATTTCATTCAAGAATATATAGATATTAAAGAGCAGGAGACGGTATAA
- a CDS encoding ParB/RepB/Spo0J family partition protein — protein MAKKKNSARANLDTLNNLNINAQKFSQTKVVSDGSLADEIKKNITIHPDLQKYIRPLTPAEYQILEQNILANQRIFDPIIVWKLNDQYFLVDGHHRFSIAQRHKIDFNIALLDNHPDMEAVKQFMDQKQLGQRNMTSEEIAFLRGATYENRKIKDPALKRQGGGDTAEELAEVFHVNAKTIKRDASFYRGAIKLPEEQRQLLIQGLLPFTKKQIEDLGKSELSGEAFLKQFETAEKENTADIEEAPQPKMPVPAKLTPIQKQESMVRKSLSKLMIDRNRKSFLRALDKSNPDEKTALKHSLEELKHEIDQYLNILD, from the coding sequence ATGGCAAAGAAGAAAAATTCCGCAAGAGCAAATTTAGATACGCTCAACAATTTAAATATCAATGCTCAAAAGTTCTCGCAAACCAAGGTGGTGAGCGATGGCAGTTTGGCCGATGAAATCAAGAAGAATATTACCATTCATCCTGATTTGCAGAAATACATCCGTCCGCTGACCCCTGCCGAATACCAGATTCTGGAACAGAATATCTTGGCTAATCAGCGAATTTTTGATCCTATTATCGTCTGGAAATTGAATGATCAATACTTTCTGGTAGATGGTCATCATCGTTTTTCAATTGCGCAACGACATAAAATTGATTTTAATATCGCCTTGCTTGATAACCATCCCGACATGGAGGCGGTCAAGCAATTTATGGATCAAAAGCAACTTGGGCAACGAAACATGACCTCTGAAGAAATTGCTTTTCTTCGTGGGGCCACTTATGAAAACCGAAAAATTAAAGACCCCGCACTCAAAAGACAAGGTGGTGGCGACACCGCTGAGGAATTGGCGGAGGTATTTCATGTGAATGCAAAAACGATCAAAAGAGATGCTTCCTTTTACCGAGGTGCAATAAAGTTACCAGAGGAGCAGCGACAATTGCTCATTCAGGGATTATTGCCCTTCACCAAAAAGCAAATTGAAGATCTTGGCAAATCGGAGCTCAGTGGAGAAGCTTTCCTGAAACAGTTTGAAACTGCTGAAAAGGAAAATACCGCTGACATCGAAGAAGCACCACAACCGAAAATGCCTGTGCCTGCAAAACTGACCCCTATCCAAAAGCAGGAAAGCATGGTGCGAAAAAGCTTGAGTAAACTGATGATCGACCGCAACCGGAAAAGTTTCCTTCGGGCATTGGACAAAAGTAATCCTGATGAAAAGACGGCACTCAAGCACAGCCTTGAAGAATTGAAACATGAAATTGACCAATATTTAAATATTTTGGACTGA